AACTGTTTTGAAAACCCTAATTCTGGATAAACAGGTGTGTCATTGACCTGCTCTTATTTGCTCTCAACAGCTTCATCACACAAGGAAGAGTTCACCCAGAAGACCGTCACAAATGTGTGGCAGACTCCAGCACCTTCTTCATCTGAGTGAGTCGAGCAATTCTCTTGATTTATACACAGCTTGAATGTCTGTAGAAACAGTAACTTAAAATATCTATCATCATTCTACCATAAGGTCCTCCGCACAAGATGAGATGATGCTGGAGTTTCCCAGCTTAGACGTGTACAGGATGTCTTCTCCTGTAGCGTCTGAACCAAAGAAGACAGGTGTCTGTAAGTTATTACATTCTTTTCCAACTCTATCAATGCTCTTTTATTTTTCCAAACTCTTGAGAATCTCTgaaatttagaatgttttatatacaaaattgtatatacacatttttttttatagatttgtCAATCATTGGTTGAACAGTTTTGTGTAATGTATCTACACATTTGTTCTCAACAGCTTTTGCAGAACAACAGGAGCTGGTTGTACAGGAGGCGTCTATAGAGACCCCTGTCCCAGCGGACCCTGCACCTCCATCTGAGTGAGTTGTGAAAATGCTCTTGATTTATACAGCAGTCTAAGTGCTTGAATGTTTGTGAAAACAACACTTAAAATACTTGGATTTTTAGGGAACCTACAATTAAGGATccacaaaatgtggaaaacaaTATGGACAAGCCTGAGGATCCTGATGTGTCCAGTACATCTCCTGCAGTGTCtaagaggaagaagaagagTCGGAGAGCGAGGGATGCAATTTGTAAGTTATATTGTTTTCCAATCTGCCCAACACTATCAGTGCTCTTCATTTTTcaaaactgctttaaaatgCCTAAATTTGGATGAACATGTATATCCCTCTTCTGATTTGCTCTAAACAGATTTATTACTGGATCAGAAGATGAGGACCGAGCTGGAGTCTGACTCCAACATTGAAAACACGTGCATGTTGGAGGACAGACAGCAGCTTCCCCCCGAGCCACCGGTCACACCTACACCAGATCCTGAACCTGAGTGAGttaaacaaattctgtcaagTTATTAGTGTTCGAATTTTTGCAGAATTGGTATTTACAGTATTCTTTCTTGTATGTTTAGACATTCTGCTTCAGACGTCTCAATTACATCTCCTGGAGCGTCTGATGGAAAgacgaaaaagaaaaaaagagtctgTAAGTAATTACATTCCAACACTGTCAATGCTCTTTAATTTTTCAGAACTGTTTCTCAGTGTGTTTGTGAAATTTAGAACTAATGTTAGACAGTTTTTATAGATTTATCAGTTATTGGATGAACAGTTGTGCCATTTATCTACTCTGAATTGTTCTCAACAGCTTTTGCAGAAAATGTGGAGCTGATTGAACAGGAGGCCTCTGTGGAGCCCCCTGTCCCAGCGGACCCCACACCTCAATCTGAGTGAGTTGTGAAAATTCTCTTGATTTATACAGCAATCTGTAAGTGCTTGAATGTTTGTGAAAACACTactcaaaatattttgatttttaggGAACCAACAATTAAGGACCCACAGAATGTGGAAAACAACATGGACAACCCTGAGGATCCTGATGTGTCCACTACACCTCCTGTAGTGtctaagaagaagaagaagaagagtcgGAGAGGGAGGAATAAATTTTGTaagttattatattattttccaATCTGCCCAACACTATCAGTGCTCTTCATTTTTCAAAACTGCATTAAAATGCCTAATTTTGGACGAACATTTGTATCCCTCTTCTGATTTGCTCTAAACAGGTTCACCAGAGGAGCAGGAGATGAGGACCGAGCTGGAGTCTGACTCCAACATTGAAAACATGTGCATGTTGGAGGACAGACAGCAGCTTCCCCCCGAGCCACCGGTCACACCGACACCAGATCCTGAACCTGAGTGAGttaaacaaattctgtcaatTTATAAGTGTTCGAATGTTCGCAGAAattgtacttactgtacttgtattttttttacatcataGTCCTGCCACAAGCAAAGTGCTAGAGGATCCTGCTTCAGATCCTCCTGCAACGTCtgaggaaaataaaaataaaaagaagaacAGAATCCGTaagttattacattattttccAACACTTTCAATGctcttttatttttcagaacTCTTTTGAGAATCTTACTTCTGGTAGCATTTTTCTCAGTGTGTTTGTGAACATTCAAACAAATGTTAGACAGTTTTTATAGATCTATCAATCATTGGATGAACAGTTGTGTCATTTATCTACTGGGATTTGTTCTCAACAGCTCTTGCACTAAAGCAGATGTTGGGTGGACAGGAGGCGTCTATAGATCTCCCTGTAACAGTGGACCCAGCACCTCCATCTGAGTGAGTTGTGAATATTCTCTTGATTTATACAGCAGTCTATAAGTGCTTGAATGTTTGTGAAAACACCACTTAAAAATACTTGGATTTTTAGGGAACCTAAAATTGAGGATCCTCAAAAGAAGCCTGAGGATCCTGCTTCAGCCGACGGGTCCAGTACACCTCCTGGAGCGTCTGTGAGCTCAAAGAAGAAGAGTCGGAGGGGGAGGAATAAAACTCGTAAGTTTTATATTCTTTTCCAATCTGCCCAACACTGTCAGtgctcttttattttgttgttatgaAAACTCTAGTTTTTGATATCAGTCATTGGATGAACAGGTGAATCATTTACCTGCTCTGATTTGATCTCAACAGGTTTTCCACAGATGCAGGAGATCAGCAGCACACTGGAGACTGACTCCAGTAATAAAGATCAGTGTATGCTGCTGGACCTGTCCGAAGAACCCGGGGTCACACCAACACCAGCTCCTGTACCTGAGTGAGTTAAAATAATTCTGTCAATTTATAAATACTCCTGTGTTTGCATAAATGGTACTTACAGTACTTTTCCTTGTATCTTTAGACATCAAGCTCCGGCCACAAGCTCCTCCACAATGAATGTTGTGAGCCCACGAGATGGACCGATAAACACTCCTGCAGAGAGTACAGGATCTGTTTTGATGAGGAGCTATGAATGCAGTGTTGAAGATCTCTGCAGGATGATGGATGAAGTGCATCTCTCCAGTGAGCCTTGGGTCACACCAACACCAGCTCCTGTACCTCAGTAAGTCTCAATTTATAAGTGCTTAAATGTTTGCAGGAACAGTACTTACgtatttttcttgtatttttaggtgTCATCGTTTGGTGTCTAGCTCCTCAAAGCCTCTTCTCCAGCCGGCCACATTTGTCTTTATATCACCACCTGCATTCGGTAAGTTGTTATTGTTAAATCTGACCTACAGTTTCAATGCtccttttttttaaaactgttttgaaaATCCTAATGTTTGATATCAGTCATTGGATGAACAGGAGTGTCATTTATCTACTCTGGTTTGTTCTCAACAGCTTCTccagagaagaagaagaagaagaggaggtcTCTAAAGCCTGAATACTCCTACATTAAAGATCTCTGCAGGAAGCTGAAGCGACTGCACCTGTCCAGAAAATACCGTGAGAAGCCGAAACCAGCTCATGTACCTCAGTGAGTTAAAAAATTCTCTCAATTTATAAATGCTTGAATGTTTGTAGAAACAGTACTGAAAGtgatttttcttgtatttttaggaATGATTTGGTCTCAAGCTCCTCTGAAATGAATGGAGTGAGCCCACTAAACAAGCCGAAACCTGTTCTTCAGCCagccacatttgtttttaaacgaCGACCTGAATTTGGtaagttattttttttttttctgacagttttAACTCTCTCAAAACTGTTTTGAAAATCCAAATGTTTTATATCAGTCATTGGATGAACAGGCGTGTCATTTAACTACTCTGATTTGTTTTCTACAGGTTTTGCACAGATGGAGGTGATGAGGAGCTCTTCAAAGACTGACTCCAGTGTTGAAGAGCTCTGCAGGTTGCTGGATGGACTGCACTTGTCCTGAGAACCGCGGGTCACACTGACACCAGCTCCTGTACCTGCGTGAGTCTCAAAAAGTTCTTGAATATTTGTAGAAATGGTACTTGCAGTATATTTCCTCCTGTTTGTTATTAATGTActtaatctttatttgtttatttttgcagcTAAAGAGCAGGGACCCACCAGAAATTCAGCCAATAAGTCAAATGACTGAAATTAGAAgcagcaaaaaaaagaaaagaaaaagtacCAGTTTGTACAATTACCAATAAGTAAATAATCAATGAAATGTTATCGAAAATCTGAACCTGCTTCTGAAATCAGTCATTGTATCACATTTAGTATTTTATAAACAGTGAATAGTGCACACAGTGTACTTCATAGGGCATAGGGAACGATTCAGTTATGTAGGAGATCAAACCATCCAGTCAACATAACTTATAGTAAAAAACTGAAGAATCCTAACAAATCAATAAACCCcgagaagcagtgggttacagtgcattttataacagctgaggGTCGTTTTTAGGCATGACATGAAGCCGAGTGCCTAAAACTCCCTATTAACTGTTATAAAGTGCACTGTAACTAGGGCTGagcgattaatcgaaatcgaatcgttgcgatttgctaatgcgaatgtgaaaaaaaaaagaaacgcgtctgttccaagcccgctttgagtggcattcttgctaaccaactgagtgagcgcacctccatTATGCCCAATCAGCACTGCCCTTGACAACTGCGTAAACGGCAatcataaaaaaaacagaaatcggGAGAAAGTGTGGGATTAACTTAAGTGCACAGCAACTGGATATTTACAACAGGAAGGTGTTTATCCATCTCAGTGTGTACGTCGACTCTTGAGCAAAGACAAACAGCAAATTCTGAGAGAAATGAGAGGTAcagaaatgatttaaaccacgttgtgacgagggaggcggggcgagagccgtgggagattggaagcataaaaggacgagcgacaggagtgtacgacgagagaggactgggcccggacatgttaagttttattgaATTGTATTACACAAGTATTGAACGGGAAACAGGGAACGGAAAACTCACTGCCGGCTACCCTCAGCCAGAGAAGCCATCGCCaaccgccaggaggcggaggaggatcggaCCATCCACCGAACATCCAGCACCaccgcatagcaccgcgaggaagagcctctcggctagctgaggaccgagcgacattgtgtcggggaaccggaccaattttttttcctctctcccctctctcgtccctgtcgctcctGGTTCTTCCGTCTCTGTTGTGTCGTCTTGTCGGTGCATACCCCCAGGGGCCGCGGACGCTGAGACTGGCTCCCCGGGGGGTGGGGTGGGGAAGTAAGCACGAGTAAGAGTCTCCGTGGTacccccccggcctgtgaggggcgatggcggtatgtgacgagggaggcggggcgagagccgtagGCGAACGACAAGGGGGctggtgacgcgagtgataatgagtgtcagctgcgcgttacaccggtcccgcatctctcacggaggaaaTCGGAAGCATAAAATTACAAGCGACAGGAGTGAAcgatgagagaggaccgggcccggacatgttaagttttattgaATTGTTTTACACACGTATTGAACTGTGAATGTTGTATCGAACCGTTCAGTATCATATCGAGGATTGAGAACTTCCTAGTAGTTTCCACCGAACTGAACAGAAAAATAGTATCCATTAAAAGAATgactgaatcttagtgcagctTTTTCCATTATAGATCATGTCGTTTCAATGAATAGACTTCAGAACTATGTTGTCATTAGTAAACTAACTGCCTACACATGTTTTTGCAGCATTAGTCGGCCTGAGCTGAAGCAAACATTTGTcatataacataacataacataacacgtCAGCGGCCTGTAAGCTAATAAGTTTGTCTTGTGTTCTTGTCTCAGCCTCGGGACATCTGGGTGCGACAGAACCAGCTCCGGTTTGACTGAATGCTCAGTCTCGGGATGATCACAGCTGATGTCTGCATCAACCAGAAGGTAATGAGAGTCTGCAATGATGGgttaggttagggttaggtttattTGTGTCCACAAAATACCAGAAACTCAAAAAGCAAATCAAGAATAAAACacagccaaataaaaaaaaacacaaaagaggaaaaaccaAGAACCAGGCAAAACCAGgggggtattccagaaagctggttatgtgacataccaGGGTTAAGTTTAAGGGTAGGTTAGCTGATAACCTCAACTTTCGGTTCCAAAAACAGAGGTAACTTTCAGGGTATGTAtgtaaccatagcaacttacTCTCTGAAGATTATTATGTTCCAGGGTTGGTTCATTTCAAGGAAATGTCACTAAGCTTTAGGGGTTGTCCGTACATGTGTGCCCTTTTGATGAGCGTCAAGTGGGCGTGGAAGCACAGATtacgtataatatattataattttacagcaatattacaattGCATTTTCAACCTCACCTATTGCATTTTTTCAGCATTCACAactaatttattattaactttattatttaaaatcaaatgaaattaaaaatgaaataatctttaaataaaataatgtaagttgctattgttaaactttatgtattatattgaatacggtatatactttgaattaggtttattaaaacatctccaaatgCCACTGGATGTATGTGCAcactttacaatttttttttaaagtattttaactGCAGAACAATTTATTGAGCAATTGCATATCATTACTCTTGTTCACTTATTAggcaatatttgatgcattgggtcaaGTACAGTTGTTGCCTAATGGTTACAGAGCCAGACTTAAAACTCTAAGGTTGcaagttcgattcccaggctgGCAGGTTTCCAAGGCTTTGTTAGGTGACCCCCAATGGGATCACCTATGGCATACTGTTCgcatatttaaattcttattataactaatttcatttacataaaagaacacagacttgagtttttttcatactgactgtattccttaaaaatgtctttctgatcctcagcctcctcttacagtttagtattgaaaggcctttctccaaattacaattaGCCTTTCAGGATAGGCCCTTTCCACCTCCAGCCATAGCCTTTTAGCTAACAAAGTCAAaccgaaaaataaaaatggatatatttgaaatacattcatttaaaaggGATATATTACATGACATATTGGACGTGTAACTGTTTCATTCTCTACCTCTGTCACAGCAGACCTTCGTCCTCTAATGCAAATGAATTCTCGTGGTTGGCGTGTACTGAAGTGTAAACAAgatcatttttaattatatgACTTTATATAAATTATGACAACTTTAGCAGTTTCTACAAATAAAAGATTCTCCATTAATATGACTTCATCTGCAACTGTTCAAAATAAAGCTTATACATAGCAAAGTCAGTTTTCACAGAACCAAataaaagtagttttttaaGGAACAAAATAGAGGTTCAATATACAGCCTAAATACATGAATAATACACTGGTAGAAAACCATACACATGCTAAAATAACGTCTACAAACATATCAACAAATCTAACAGAGATAGCCatgataaatatatatttaaaatatcttggtatacagtatccctttaaattgataACAAAATGCCCTATTTCATAGATAACAAAATTTCTCTTTTCCAACATATTGTATATTTCTCATTGTGTTGTAGGCTGGTGTAGTTATGagttttcctttaattattGCAGTGACCTGTAGCCACTAAATCCGCTTCCACTGTCTAACAAGTGAGTGTTGTTGAATGTGTAGTTCAGTAGTCACTTTTAATTGGTAAAAGTAAAAACTCCAAATAACTCCAAAACACTTTTAAAgctccattgactaccatagtaggaaaaattgctttataaatttccactttggactaccattgtaattctttctactatagtcaatggtggccaataactgtttggttacaaaatatcttttcttccaaatatctttctctgtgttcatcagatcaaaaaattgatacagatttggaacaacttgagggtgagcaaatgatgacagaatttttatttttgggtgaactatccctttaaaaacttCAAACAGCAGCGATTATGTAAGACGTATTctataaaatgtttatgttatgACAGTTCAGCTTTTTGTAAGtagaaatgttcaaatgtagAATTCAATCaaagttttgatatatattgacaatatttctttttgttttaatgaaaaaatgccATTTGAAAAGTATAAGATCTGcttgaaaatcatttttaaagggCAACAattaaaatctaataaaaacaCTGCTTCTAAGCATAAAGGGATGCTATACGTCATTGAGACATAGTATTAATGGTTGAATTCACATCCAGTTTCAGATATATTCTGGTAATATATTTTCCACAGATGAAGGCCGAACTCCTATCTGTCAGATGTCTCAAACTTTAATTTCCTGCTTAGGGAGCAATGCACTAGAGACTGGACTGAAGCAGCCACCTAAAGGTAATTTATAGATTATGTAAAACATCCACTCATATCTTCTctttaaattcatttcagtttcTGATTTATTCATCTCAGGCCCACGGAACACTGTTGAATGTGCTGTGGCTCTCGTCCCCCTCCATCAATCTCCTGAGAAAGGCCATTCATCACCGTACATAATTTGATCTTTATTTCCACAATAAAACCAGCATCTGTTCAACTTACAGAGAAGAGTCTTTTTGAGGCAAAAAGTATATTTTCGCTTCAACATGAACAGCTGAAAATCACTCTATTTCTACTTAACGTATCGTTTAAAGCAATCATAAACCAGCAAGATATTTTCCCGTGTGAGTTCTTCATAGTCGAAGAAATCTGCTACTGTGCTTCGACAGATCCTAAAGACCCCCATTTCCTCACCGAGACAGGGCCGCTTTCATCAGCGATTGGCAATTTAATAAGCATTCTATTCATATTATTTCAGTTAGCTTAACATGAGGCACGCTCGCTCTGTAGCCTTTTGTTGGACCCAACGGATGTCCAGAGCTTTGTAGCGAGCCTAAACAGAGCGAACTGGTGTATTATCCCCCAAAGCCGAATGCAGTTCACTACACTTAAGTGGAAAATTTCAATGCTCACCAGTCattcaacacacaacacattcaTAATGACATACCAAAGTGACAAATGACACGAACCTTAAATAGAGGGAGAATTCTCAGCTGGGCATGCTGGGATAGTGAACATTAGTGACAGAGAGGAATCGATGAGTGTGGACTGTAGCCTGGGAATGCAGTCAGATGGTTCTGATTTCACAGCCCAATGAACAGGTtcccaacaaacacacaaaaagtcTGTGCGAGCAGGCCGAGAGAAACTGCTGTCCTCCCATAATTCATTCTAATTACCAGCCTGTCAGAGATGGTTACTTATCAGTACAGTGAAAGCTTATTattgcttttctcttttttcccacTGGCGTGCTGATAGTCTGTGGAACATTTCTTGAAGTTTAGAACCCTCGCTGGCTAACACCCTCTGCTGATTTCCGTGTGACAGGTAATTAGTATATAAAGCGTGGGGTTGGGGAGTGGGCTGGATTTTTCGTTTTAAATGGTTGTTAATTGGGAAAATTGCCATTGGTCGATTTGATAGCTGATTAACAGGCTCCTGGTCTAATAGAACATTTAGCAAAGAGCTACTGAGTCACTGCAAGTTGGGCCAATATAAGCtgcattgtgttttttcttgCTATATTCCGCGAGTAAAATAACCCCTAAATATTATCATTAAAGGGACAGATAACACAAATTCTGTAATGATTTCTAAACCAGAATGACTTTCTTATGTGGAAAACAAATAGGAATCCTGTATCTATAGCAGAATGTCTGCTTATTTCCACAAAATTGAATATAATCATCATATTAACAACTAAAATTactgatattgtgttaatactacacatatgATAGTATAAAGAATTTGCCGCCAATAACACACcgacatacactgtaaaataagGGTAATAAAGGAAACATGTAATTTTCTGCTAcattatttgttaattttacGTAAATTCCATTAAcgataaaacaacaacataatgCATTGCAAAATTTAACATAGAGGTAAAacagctgtaaaaaaaatatatatagataattaattcatgttaatgcagtatattgtgccctatttttttacattttgctttAAGAACCAATGTTTAAAGTCACTTTCTCTGCATCCCTAAACTCATATTTTTTGCATAATTCAGAGAAAcacaaagtaaacaatataaacaaagtaaaagatgaaaagatttgactgatagcattttttttttcaaaatttcatatcgttgaaaatattgtttttgtgaaTTCTTTCGGCCACAGGAATCCACcaccttttattttataaggttctatctgcatttgGAGCAGAGATAttgcttcaaagtttttgcatttggCTTTGCAGA
The Triplophysa rosa linkage group LG19, Trosa_1v2, whole genome shotgun sequence genome window above contains:
- the LOC130570623 gene encoding uncharacterized protein LOC130570623; the protein is MQEISSTLETDSSNKDQCMLLDLSEEPGVTPTPAPVPEHQAPATSSSTMNVVSPRDGPINTPAESTGSVLMRSYECSVEDLCRMMDEVHLSSEPWVTPTPAPVPQCHRLVSSSSKPLLQPATFVFISPPAFASPEKKKKKRRSLKPEYSYIKDLCRKLKRLHLSRKYREKPKPAHVPQNDLVSSSSEMNGVSPLNKPKPVLQPATFVFKRRPEFGFAQMEVMRSSSKTDSSVEELCRLLDGLHLS